One part of the Prunus persica cultivar Lovell chromosome G5, Prunus_persica_NCBIv2, whole genome shotgun sequence genome encodes these proteins:
- the LOC18778116 gene encoding RING-H2 finger protein ATL46: protein MSRILCGLNQKDGNLVYPPPSSFSVPSVSVNNGQELSPSSSSSSSSSSSSSLSNISPVLLLVIVILAVIFFISGLVHLLVRFLIKRSSSSIFQSNRYPETSGSRAIQRQLQQLFRLHDAGLDQTAIDSLPVFYCKDIIGSKEPFDCAVCLCEFSDQDKLRLLPNCGHAFHIDCIDTWLLSNSTCPLCRGTLLSSGFFLENPVFNFDDAREMSNRFVSEGENMCSSGQKHLTMEEAAGEKRVFSVRLGKFRSLNEGVESGGRVGETSSCNLDARRCYSMGTYQYVVGDSNLQVALSHDCSGDSDAKLVKEGVHNGNFTVNGNLEGKKISGRHKGESFSVSKIWLWSSKNRFPGSSNAHTGVPPFRLSSPIR, encoded by the coding sequence ATGTCTAGAATTCTCTGTGGGTTGAACCAGAAAGATGGTAATTTGGTATACCCACCACCTTCCTCATTTTCAGTTCCTTCTGTTAGCGTTAACAATGGACAGGAATTGTCcccttcttcatcatcatcatcatcatcatcatcatcatcatctcttAGCAATATCAGCCCAGTACTTCTTTTGGTTATAGTAATTCTAGCTGTTATCTTTTTCATCTCTGGCCTTGTTCATTTGCTTGTAAGATTTCTCATAAAGAGGTCATCTTCCTCAATCTTTCAATCCAATAGATACCCAGAAACCTCTGGGTCTCGTGCTATTCAAAGGCAGCTTCAACAGCTCTTTCGGTTACATGACGCGGGCCTAGATCAAACTGCCATAGATTCTCTACCTGTGTTCTACTGCAAAGACATTATTGGTTCAAAAGAGCCATTTGATTGTGCTGTTTGTCTCTGTGAATTTTCTGACCAGGACAAGCTGAGATTGCTCCCTAATTGTGGTCATGCTTTTCACATTGATTGTATTGACACTTGGCTCCTCTCAAATTCAACATGCCCCCTTTGTAGAGGGACCCTTTTGAGCTCTGggtttttcttggaaaatccAGTGTTCAATTTTGATGATGCTAGGGAAATGTCAAATAGGTTCGTTAGTGAGGGAGAGAACATGTGTTCAAGTGGTCAGAAACATTTGACTATGGAGGAAGCTGCTGGGGAAAAGAGGGTCTTTTCTGTAAGACTTGGAAAGTTCAGAAGCTTAAATGAAGGAGTAGAAAGTGGAGGGAGAGTGGGAGAAACCAGTAGCTGTAATTTGGATGCTAGGAGATGTTACTCAATGGGTACATATCAATATGTGGTTGGTGACTCAAATCTGCAAGTGGCCTTGTCCCATGATTGTAGTGGAGATAGTGATGCCAAGCTTGTCAAAGAGGGAGTTCATAATGGGAACTTCACAGTTAATGGGAATCTGGAGGGGAAGAAAATCAGTGGCCGGCATAAGGGTGAGAGCTTCTCTGTTTCAAAGATCTGGCTTTGGTCCTCGAAAAACCGATTCCCAGGTTCTTCGAATGCTCATACTGGTGTACCTCCTTTTAGATTAAGTTCTCCAATCAGATGA
- the LOC18776130 gene encoding probable inactive receptor kinase At2g26730, with amino-acid sequence MNGFPTWALAILIFLIFQMANSEDQDLKQLKQVLVQFMDKLSPGNSVRDVKWGWNMSSDPCRDQWEGVTCDKQNYVKKIVLEMSNLTGVLDADSLCMVQSLGVVSLKNNKISGLLSEDIGNCRDLTHFYISGNQFSGDLPDSLSQLNNLKRIDISNNNFHGELPDLPKISGLISFLAQNNQLDGQIPDFDFSNLKVFNVSNNNFSGPIPDVKGQLTKDSFSGNPKLCGKPLPNTCPPVPTSIMPKKKSNKSSSKKLLIFSGYIILGLVFVCFFVYKFISKKRTREYEEKGGNEKIATADTASTVPNTITSSEFNADGVPKTAEYSLTSVETGMVPPLVVLTSPLLMGLSFEELLRAPAELLARGKNGSLYKVMLDDGVNLVVKRIRNCGISSEDFKTRMKKLDQAKCRNVLPAVAFYCSRQEKLLVYEYQPNGNLFNLLHGSSNGQIFDWGSRLNVADIIAESLAFMHQELREDGIAHGNLKSMNILFNMTMKPCISEYGVMETENQDQSFLSPNNGIESSNAGHAYSTFKDDVYGFGVILLELLTGKLVQQNGFDLPRWVHSVIEEEWTLEVFDKALIQEGASEERMVSLLKVALQCINPSSNDRPSMSRVSMRLKSIKEEVERSISSDP; translated from the exons atgaatgGTTTTCCCACTTGGGCACTGGCCATTTTGATCTTTCTCATCTTTCAAATGGCTAATTCAGAAGATCAAGACTTGAAGCAACTCAAGCAAGTGCTGGTGCAATTCATGGACAAACTTTCACCGGGAAATTCTGTGAGAGATGTCAAATGGGGTTGGAACATGAGTTCAGACCCTTGCAGAGACCAATGGGAGGGTGTGACATGTGATAAACAGAATTATGTGAAGAAAATAGTTcttgaaatgtccaatttaacTGGAGTTCTTGATGCAGATTCTCTCTGCATGGTACAGTCTTTGGGTGTTGTGAGTCTGAAGAACAACAAAATCTCTGGTCTGCTCTCAGAAGACATTGGAAATTGCAGAGATTTGACCCACTTTTATATAAGTGGAAATCAGTTCTCTGGTGACCTTCCTGACTCTCTCTCACAGTTGAATAATTTGAAAAGGATTGATATATCCAACAACAACTTCCATGGTGAGCTTCCTGATCTGCCAAAGATTTCAGGCTTGATATCTTTCCTTGCACAAAACAATCAACTTGATGGGCAAATACCAGATTTTGATTTCTCCAATCTGAAGGTGTTCAATGTCTCCAACAACAACTTCAGTGGTCCAATTCCTGATGTCAAAGGCCAACTCACAAAAGACAGCTTTTCAGGTAATCCTAAGCTATGTGGAAAACCACTACCAAATACCTGCCCACCTGTCCCAACATCTATAATGccaaagaagaaatcaaacaaGTCCTCATCTAAAAAGCTTCTCATCTTCTCAGGCTACATAATACTTGGCCTGGTTTTTGTGTGCTTCTTTGTGTATAAATTTATCAGCAAAAAGAGGACCAGAGAATATGAGGAAAAGGGTGGAAATGAAAAGATAGCAACAGCTGATACTGCTAGCACTGTGCCTAACACTATTACTTCTAGTGAGTTCAACGCTGATGGTGTGCCTAAGACAGCAGAGTACTCATTAACCTCTGTTGAAACTGGAATGGTTCCACCGCTTGTAGTTCTCACAAGTCCATTGCTGATGGGGTTAAGTTTTGAGGAGTTGCTCCGAGCTCCAGCTGAATTGCTTGCAAGAGGAAAGAATGGAAGCCTCTACAAAGTCATGCTTGATGATGGGGTTAACTTGGTTGTGAAGAGGATCAGGAATTGTGGGATCTCGAGCGAAGATTTCAAGACTAGGATGAAAAAGCTCGATCAAGCTAAGTGTCGAAATGTCTTGCCAGCAGTTGCATTCTATTGTTCCAGACAAGAGAAGCTCTTGGTTTATGAATATCAACCGAATGGCAATCTCTTTAACCTTCTTCATG GATCTTCAAATGGCCAAATATTTGACTGGGGAAGCAGACTAAATGTTGCAGACATCATTGCCGAGTCACTGGCGTTCATGCACCAGGAGCTACGTGAAGATGGCATTGCCCATGGCAACCTCAAGTCCATGAACATTTTGTTCAACATGACCATGAAGCCCTGCATCAGTGAATATGGGGTAATGGAGACTGAAAATCAAGACCAGTCATTCCTTTCTCCAAACAATGGAATTGAAAGTTCTAATGCAGGCCATGCATATAGCACATTCAAGGATGATGTTTATGGTTTTGGTGTGATTCTTCTTGAGCTTTTGACTGGGAAGCTGGTCCAGCAAAATGGGTTTGATTTGCCTAGGTGGGTGCACTCGGTGATTGAAGAGGAGTGGACTCTTGAAGTTTTTGACAAGGCCTTGATCCAAGAAGGTGCAAGTGAGGAAAGGATGGTGAGCTTGTTGAAGGTAGCATTGCAGTGCATAAATCCCTCATCAAATGATAGGCCAAGTATGAGTCGAGTTTCGATGAGGCTAAAGTCTATAAAAGAGGAGGTAGAGAGATCTATATCTTCTGACccatga
- the LOC18777106 gene encoding ubiquitin-conjugating enzyme E2-23 kDa: MSSPSKRREMDVMKLMMSDYNVETINDGLNEFNVEFHGPKESLYEGGVWKIRVELPDAYPYKSPSIGFINKIFHPNVDELSGSVCLDVINQSWSPMFDLLNVFEVFLPQLLLYPNPSDPLNGDAASLMMKDRKLYDQKVKEYCERYAKKEHITNSTPDEESGDENISDEESDSSDDDIAGHADP, translated from the exons ATGTCGTCTCCAAGCAAGAGGAGAGAGATGGATGTCATGAAGTT GATGATGAGTGACTATAATGTGGAGACAATAAACGATGGGCTAAATGAATTCAATGTGGAATTCCATGGTCCAAAAGAAA GCCTTTATGAAGGCGGGGTTTGGAAAATCCGCGTGGAGCTTCCCGATGCGTATCCATATAAATCTCCTTCTATTGGCTTCATTAACAAGATTTTCCACCCTAATGTTGATGAGCT ATCTGGTTCTGTCTGCTTAGATGTAATTAACCAATCATGGAGTCCAATGTTCG accttttaaatgtttttgaaGTTTTCCTTCCACAACTGTTGCTCTATCCAAATCCTTCAGATCCGCTCAATGGCGATGCAGCATCATTGATGATGAAGGACCGAAAACTCTACGATCAGAAGGTGAAAG AGTACTGCGAGCGATATGCAAAGAAGGAGCATATTACCAATTCAACTCCAGATGAGGAGAGTGGAGATGAAAACATTAGTGATGAGGAAAGTGATTCAAGCGACGATGATATTGCCGGACATGCAGACCCGTAG